CTAGGCACTACTCGGGACCACCACCACGCAGAGATGCGTGGCAGAGCCGACTTGCAAACAACACACGCACAACGTAGCTTCACGAGGATGCTCGATTCAAGAGATCCCGGCCGGTAACTGGTAGCAGCTCCAATATCAAGATGGATGCACAGGCTCCATGCAAATGTCACACAAAGGGGTTAGAGCCAATTACCCACTCAGCGAACGGGTGCTCTTCCAGTTACCGATCCCAACGCTTTAGCCAAGCTCCTCAGCCCTCGGCAGAGCTACGTGCAGCCACGATGTTAGCTCGCATGCGACGGGTTGCCAACTTCCGCAATCGTGCAGTGCAGCGGGCGTGTTTGTTTAATCAACTCAACCGGGTTGCCGTAGCATGGCGTATCTCGACGTGGAAGACGGGTCGTAGATCGGTCTTGGGCTACCTGTTCGCGGGAGGCGGTGCACTGGCCAATGATTAGCATGCATCTAGCTGGAGTGGTGGAATCACTCTTGCAGCTAACAAAGTGTATCAGGTGTGTTGAGAAGATGTGGAATGGCTGGTTCGTGAAAGCATTGTTCCTGCAACCCTATGCTCACACAAGCGTGCAATGGGGAGGAAATCATATGGCCCCAGCTTGGTCATCATGGAAgtgaggaagaggaagaggaggaagagatACACTTACGGAGCATGCGGCACTGGTGTGAGAGGGTACTGCAACCGTCGTTTTCTTGTGAAAGGCTTGTTTTGTGAGAGGCAGGAGTAAGGTTTGACCGGGGCCTGCGCGGTCTGCACAACAAAGCCTGAAGTTGTTGGTTCGTTCTACGAGATGGAGGGCAGATTACGGTGATTTTCCTAGAGTCAGCTAACCAGACGCCGTGCGTTCCCTGTCTACAGAGGACGGGCGGTGTGAGATGGCGGTCTTGAAATTTGCCAAATGCACATCCGAGCCTAGGGGATGATGAGGCATCCAGCGTGTTGGGAGGGCGTACATGCCGTATTGTCGTCTAGAACTAGTTGCATTACGCGACAAATATGCGCTCTGGGGCCGCAGTAATCATGTGCGACGGGCGACACGACAGAGTCAGGAAGGAAAATTCCATTAAATCGCCGCGGAAAGGGGACGCGACTAGGGCGCAGCCGGTCCGCACATCTGTGCACCGGCGTGCACATGCACGAGGGGACCTGGACCGGATGATCAGTTCGTGCAAGTTCTCAGGGGCAGCGGACCGCGTTAAAACTTAAGAGGGAGCCGCTCCCTCGACAATGCGAGCGGATTACTGCATCTAGTTTGGGTTGTGGAGTCGTTTTGCTAGACGCTGACCGGAGATGGAGAGCTCGTACACGTGCCTGTTCTCCACCTGCTGATCTCACCGGGCGAGCTATATGAGCGTAGGAGGGAACATCAGCAGCGGATGGGACACTCGAGAGTAGCGTCTTGGTAAGGTCTGGTGAGGCTGCCCGCCGACGTCGACCGGCCGATGCTGAACTCGCGGGCTGCTTGCTAGTGTCAGACGGGGGAGATGGCGTCCGCATCCATGCAAGCGAGCCGAAGACGGCCTGAAAGCGTGACCGAGAAAGGACCGCTGGCTTGCCTCGTAAGAGTAGGTGGTTGACCGCCAGTCGTAGGCTCGGCCAGCAAGTGTTGCAGAGATGACGCGCCGAAGGATTCTGCAGGAGCAGGAACTGGAATGGCGAAGCGAGGCGGATGCGGCGGCGTTCGGTCGGGCCTGGCTGAGGCGTCGAGCTTGAGGCTTGAGCTTGATCGTTGGCGCGTGTCTGTGAGCCGAAGGGTTGGGCCGGCCGAGCGAGTTCCCGTGGCCATGCTTCCAGGGAGAGTTCCCCCGCCAATCTTATGATTCAATTTAGCTCCCAAACCAGCCCTCGTGTTCAATACGCTGTACACGCCGTTGGGATCAGCATCAGCGCTCGCGTTTTGTAATGGTTACGGGTTCGTCGAAGAGCACAGCTGCTGTGTGCCTTTGCCGGTGTGAAGCCGGAGAAGGCACAACGAAGCAGGGGGTGTTGTGCGCCGCTTTGCACCATACCCATCCATGATTCACTGCGTCAACCGCTACTGGGCAAGCTGTCAGAGCACATGGCTTGCTTCCGGGACGTTGGGTGCGACGCGTGGCAGTGACATATGCAAAGAATAGCAAGGTCCGGGTTGTGGTTGGTTGTCATGCTGCCGTGAGGAAGGTCAGCTGGAAGCGGAGATCGGCAAGCACACTCGCGTGCGCCTTGTACCGTGCAGATCGCGGGTCGAAGTGAATCGTGAAATGGGGTCCGGGAAAGGAGAAAGAATTGGTTGCACTATTATATACCTTCAGAATAGTATTCATACACCAAGAGATGAGACGCTTCGCCAATAAGTCTGCAGGCGTAAAGGCCATCGCAACATGAGAAAATGCATATGCCTTACCAACAGGGACGAACAAGCAGCCAGCCACGAGTTCGAGAAAGCGTTGCGAAGATGCAAAAACGCTGAGACATCCGACCTGGGCGTAACGAGGCAAAAGCCGCTAGTGGAAATGAGACTATAAAACGCAAGGgaggaaaaaaaaaaaaaaaaaaaaagtgTGGTCTGCCCGAAACAAAGGCTCATCTCAAGTCGTCCACGTGTTGTGGCAACAAAACCAAGGTATCATCATCCTCCCAAGCATGACCAAACGCCAAGATGATGTGACTGCCAAAGAACTCCGGTTTTTTTTTTCGTCGCGGATAGCGCCGCCAAGAAAAGATGATGATTACCACCTGAGGAGAATCACGAATCCATATTTCAAGGTGGCGGAATGTGTTGATAGATATGGTACCGCGTGGTTGCATGGTCGACCTTGGTGCGACCCACCGGTAGTGTGGGTGCGGTGCATACGATTCCGGCACAGGGAACGTTGGCAAAGCCGGGGCGACTGTTCAAGGTTGCAGACTGTTCTCTCGAATGTTTGTCATCGGCTTCGATGACAAACAGAGGAATGCAGTGCGATTCGGGCCATGGAGCCTGTCAGGCAGAGCGGAGTCGTGGCGAGCGAACAGCCGAAAATAGCAAGCGCGTTCAGAAAGGGCAAAAATGCTGGCCAAACCGCCCAAAGGCTACTGCTGCGGTCGGCGGGCGGTCCAAATGTGTCTGCGGAGCAAGGGGTCAGTATTGGTTGGTTACAGGGTCAACATTGGtgcaacaacaacaaagcGGCTTACATGTTGTTGTACGCATGAATTTTGCGATTACAGATCTCCTTGCGGACGCCCTCGAGGAGCGGTTTGACGTGGGCGTTGAGATCCCACTGGTAGACTCTTGTGAGCGGAGCAAAGGACAGTGCGTCGAGCCCCTCGGTGATGCCTAGGTTGTACCACCTGCCAATGTCCTTTTGGTGGGGATCATTGGGCCATGAGTTGTAGGGAACGCGGATGACGGTTTCCTGAATGTCGATGAAGCCGGCAGCTTGCAGGTTGTGGCGGGTCCGATGGTCGTAGGCAATGGGGCGTGAGACTCGCCATGTAGCGTCTGCGAGGTAGCCGTACCACTGGACGAGCTTCCCTTTGGGGTCGAGTGTGCCATCGTCGCAGCGCGGCTGCATGTCGATCTCAACGTGCTCTATCCAACCACTGCCTGGCTTGAGATGTCTGCAGGCGTATTAGTGTGGGTCATGCACGCACAAGGGGTGTTTGCGCACGAGAAGACTTTTTGGTACAGCTCTGGCCAGCTTGTGACGCTACCGCAGGCCATTCGTAGGTGGATCAGATCCCACGAGTCCTCGCCTAGCGACCACGGACTCTCGTAGTCGCGTGGTACACGGAAACGCAAGTTGGGGGGGATTCTGCATGGGGGCAGCGTTAGTGCGTGTGCCGGCAAACAGGTGCAAGGGTGGGCACCAACCTTTCCGGCTGGATGTTGACGAGATCCAAGCCCAAGACCTGCAGCGTTCTTTGTCAGCCGTGTGTCTCGTTTTGCAATGCAGCTACGCAGCCACGAATGCAGCCATGAATTCAGCCATGCATGCAGCACAAGGGGGTCAGCGCACCTCTGCGTTCAGGAATTTGCTGCAGCGCCAGTTAGCCTCGCATGCCAGTCAGCTGAGCCGCAGAGCCCACGCGCAAGCCCAACTTACTCGGCCATGTCGATCGCCCAGATGCCGGTGCCGGTTCCCAGGTCAAGAATGCGGGTTTCCCCGCTGTGTGGGACAGGGGCTTGGTGCAGCAGGTCGCGGCGGGCTACGGAGAAGAGCTTGTGGTAGATGTCCATGCGGTCTTTTTCGGGCTGCAATGCGATGCGGGTCAGAAAGGGGCCGTGGTGCAGCAGGAGTGGGCTGGGGCTGTGCTCGCTCACCTCGTCACACGGATATTGGTACATGCCTCTCCGGTAGCCGTGGTAGTAGCGGCCGTTTTCGAGGTAGTTGCTGTTGTGAGCGGGCACGGGCAGTCTGCGGCCTCGGTCAGTGGGGTGGCTCTGTGTTGGTCGTGGCGcggcatggcatggcatgacggtgggcgtgggcgtgggcgtgggcgtgggcgagCGCGGGCGCGGGCGAAGGCTGCAGGGCGGGCAGGGCGGGCAGGGCGGGCGCCAACGCGGGAAGAAAGGTCGCACGGAGCGGGGAGAAGCCGTGCACTCACCCATTCGAAGCCATTGTGACCATTGGGACGATGTCGAGCAGCAAAAGGGGCCTCGTGGGCGGGGGGCGGCGACTGGGCGACCGCCTGGTCAGCCGGGCGGGCGGGGGGGAACGAGTGCCGTGCTGGAGGCTGGTGCGGACGGCGCACGCAGTTGGGCGCTGGGCTTCGTTGACGGGGGGCCGACGGGCGAGCAGGCGGGCGAGCAGaagcagacgcagacgcaggcgcaggcgcagacGCAATAGCAGACACCGACGCAATAGCAGCcgaggcggaggcggaggcgagggtgacggcgacggcgagggtgacggcgagggcgagggcgagggcgagggcgaggaagagggcgagggcgagggcgagggcgaggaagagggcgagggcgagggcgagggcgagggcaacggcaacggcgagggcaacggcaacggcgagggcaacggcaacggcaacggcgAGGGTGTCGCTTTTATTCGTCGACAGCAAGACGGCCTGCTGGGTTCGCGGACGACTGTGGGCTGGGGCACTGGGGCGGGCAGCGGGCAGCGGGCAGCGGGCAGGCAGGACGGCCGGGGTTCACTCAGTGTCCAGGGCAGGAGCGAAGCGGGAGGGTAATTATACGACTCCAAGACACCACCCGCAGACCCCTGCACCGACGCACTCCAGCAAGCGTGCCTCGTACCGGTGCCCTGCCTGCGGCCTGCGCAGACGCTGCTCGTCCACTCGTCACTCGTCACTCGTCCACTCGTCACTCGtcccctcccctcccctcccctcGTCTGCTGGCCCACAGCTGCGTCCCCGAGCAGAGGCAGCCCGAGGCGGCTGGATCCACCTGCGCAGTGCTGCTGGGAACCGCCCGCGCCTCAGGCCCTCAGCCATCGAGGACCCACTTGTCGTCTCTGTCCTCCCCCAGTCCCTGTCCACTGCCCTCGCCGACAGCAGACGACCGTCGGAGCGC
This genomic interval from Ascochyta rabiei chromosome 5, complete sequence contains the following:
- a CDS encoding Secondary metabolism regulator lae1; this encodes MVTMASNGLPVPAHNSNYLENGRYYHGYRRGMYQYPCDEPEKDRMDIYHKLFSVARRDLLHQAPVPHSGETRILDLGTGTGIWAIDMADKFLNAEVLGLDLVNIQPERIPPNLRFRVPRDYESPWSLGEDSWDLIHLRMACGSVTSWPELYQKVFSHLKPGSGWIEHVEIDMQPRCDDGTLDPKGKLVQWYGYLADATWRVSRPIAYDHRTRHNLQAAGFIDIQETVIRVPYNSWPNDPHQKDIGRWYNLGITEGLDALSFAPLTRVYQWDLNAHVKPLLEGVRKEICNRKIHAYNNIHIWTARRPQQ